One genomic region from Streptomyces sp. Li-HN-5-11 encodes:
- a CDS encoding lytic polysaccharide monooxygenase — MTRMTVSLRVTSAAVAASALFTLWAAEPARAHGAPTDPVSRVFACSPDGGGRAGSSACRAAVAANGAPFTEWDNLRVPDVNGRDRRLIPDGKLCSGGLPAYKGLDLARTDWPSTRLAPGAKLTMTYASTIAHEGTFKLYLTKPGYDPTKPLIWSDLPTRPFAEVKDPPLTGGAYHIPATLPADRTGHHVLFTIWQNSSTPDTYYSCSDVVFTKSASPANTGAASKGSAGAGAAGAGGRGASPSHEGPATASAPPATGAPAERPARGSAPDSTPVASTTGPTSGPSAPLFAGGAAAVLVITGGAALVLRLRRR; from the coding sequence ATGACTCGGATGACCGTATCCCTCAGAGTCACTTCAGCCGCTGTGGCGGCGTCGGCCCTGTTCACGCTGTGGGCGGCCGAACCCGCCCGGGCACACGGGGCCCCGACGGATCCGGTCAGCCGGGTGTTCGCCTGTTCTCCGGACGGCGGCGGCCGGGCCGGCTCGTCGGCCTGCCGGGCGGCCGTCGCCGCGAACGGCGCCCCCTTCACGGAGTGGGACAACCTGCGGGTGCCTGATGTCAACGGCCGGGACCGCCGGCTCATTCCGGACGGAAAGCTGTGCAGCGGCGGCCTGCCCGCGTACAAGGGCCTCGACCTCGCCCGCACCGACTGGCCGTCGACCCGTCTGGCGCCGGGCGCGAAGCTCACGATGACCTACGCCTCGACCATCGCCCACGAGGGGACGTTCAAGCTGTATCTGACCAAGCCCGGCTACGACCCGACGAAGCCGCTGATCTGGTCCGACCTTCCCACACGCCCCTTCGCCGAGGTGAAGGACCCGCCGCTCACGGGCGGCGCGTACCACATCCCGGCGACGCTGCCGGCCGATCGCACGGGCCACCATGTGCTGTTCACCATCTGGCAGAACAGCAGCACGCCGGACACCTACTACTCGTGTTCCGACGTGGTGTTCACCAAGAGCGCGAGCCCTGCGAATACGGGCGCCGCGAGCAAGGGTTCTGCGGGTGCGGGCGCCGCGGGCGCGGGTGGCCGTGGCGCGAGTCCCTCCCACGAGGGGCCGGCGACAGCGTCCGCGCCGCCGGCCACCGGGGCCCCCGCCGAGCGGCCCGCGCGTGGCAGCGCCCCGGACAGCACTCCCGTGGCGTCCACGACCGGGCCCACATCGGGCCCCTCGGCGCCACTGTTTGCGGGCGGCGCCGCCGCGGTGCTGGTGATCACCGGGGGCGCCGCCCTGGTCCTGCGTCTGCGTCGACGCTGA
- the mgtA gene encoding magnesium-translocating P-type ATPase, which produces MASESLAARPDVPDGTPLQVLRRLDSGPRGLTDEEAEARLAAVGENTVPGVRSPSWPLLCVRGARDPFTAVLLCLGLVSALVASWATASVILSLVVVSCVLRASGEYRADRSAAALRELVAGTATVLRRAAGGQRPRAREVPVAELVPGDVVRLGPGDLVPADVRLLRAGGLAVHQAALTGESAPVAKAAVETPEPNLPDPLGQPHLCFQGSSVAAGTATAVVVETGARTRFAAAHGTPGRRRAAREGPSAFDRSVHGISWVLIRFMLLTPPLVLMANAALRGRGLETLPFAVAVAVGLTPEMLPVIVTTCLARGARLLARDHGVIVRRLPALHDLGAVDVLCVDKTGTLTQDRPVVEHALGADGRDDPEVLRWAAAGAWWTLQLAELPTPDALDEALLAAAGPVGEEYDGVAAVPFDPVRRLATAVVRGRPGTHVLVVRGAVEEVLERCALAPAERDRLRALAAREADTGLRLLALATAQRPARTGDYTPADERGLTFRGLVAFRDALAPTAARALRGLADAGVTVHILTGDHPGTAARVCHDLGLGTAATRDMRDVRDASAADDEDGPHAPDGARTVVHARCTPEDKARVVAALRASGRTVGFLGDGANDVPALRAADVGIAPRAACDVARESADVVLADKDLTAIAHAVAAGRRASGNIASYLRVTLSSNLGNVIAMLAAGLLLPFLPMLPAQVLVQNLCFDAAQSAFAHDRPGAAVLRRPTALRPRAFLRFITGFGALNAVADLATFAVLALALRGPDALNDEAVFHSAWFTENLLTQALVMVLLRIGRSAAGERRAPGPVGRAAAVLAVVGLLLPVGPFGPPLGMTALPVPYYLLLAAVLGLYALALTTAVRLHERRRP; this is translated from the coding sequence ATGGCCTCTGAGAGCCTGGCGGCCCGCCCGGACGTGCCCGACGGCACGCCCCTGCAGGTGCTGCGGCGGCTCGACAGCGGCCCGCGCGGGCTGACCGACGAGGAGGCGGAGGCCCGGCTGGCGGCGGTCGGCGAGAACACGGTCCCCGGGGTTCGTTCCCCGTCCTGGCCCCTGCTGTGCGTGCGCGGTGCGCGTGACCCGTTCACGGCCGTGCTGCTCTGCCTCGGGCTGGTCTCGGCGCTCGTCGCCTCCTGGGCGACCGCATCGGTGATCCTCAGCCTGGTCGTGGTCAGCTGTGTGCTGCGCGCGAGCGGCGAGTACCGGGCCGACCGGTCCGCCGCCGCGCTGCGCGAACTGGTCGCCGGCACCGCCACCGTGCTGCGGCGCGCGGCGGGCGGGCAGCGGCCCCGGGCCCGCGAGGTGCCGGTCGCCGAGCTGGTGCCGGGCGATGTGGTGCGGCTCGGTCCCGGCGACCTGGTACCGGCGGACGTACGACTGCTGCGGGCGGGGGGCCTGGCGGTGCACCAGGCGGCGCTCACCGGCGAGTCGGCCCCCGTCGCCAAGGCCGCCGTCGAGACGCCCGAGCCGAATCTGCCCGACCCCCTCGGGCAGCCGCACCTGTGTTTCCAGGGGAGCAGCGTCGCGGCCGGCACGGCGACCGCCGTGGTGGTGGAGACGGGCGCGCGGACCCGGTTCGCCGCGGCACACGGCACGCCGGGCAGGCGGCGCGCGGCCCGGGAGGGCCCGAGCGCCTTCGACCGCTCGGTGCACGGCATCTCCTGGGTGCTGATCCGGTTCATGCTGCTGACGCCGCCGCTGGTGCTCATGGCGAACGCCGCCCTGCGCGGGCGCGGCCTGGAGACCCTGCCCTTCGCCGTCGCGGTGGCGGTCGGGCTCACGCCCGAGATGCTCCCCGTCATCGTCACCACCTGTCTGGCCCGCGGCGCCCGCCTCCTCGCCCGGGACCACGGCGTCATCGTCAGACGACTGCCCGCGCTGCACGACCTGGGCGCCGTCGACGTGCTGTGCGTCGACAAGACCGGCACCCTCACCCAGGACCGGCCCGTTGTCGAGCACGCCCTCGGCGCGGACGGGCGGGACGACCCGGAGGTGCTGCGCTGGGCCGCCGCCGGCGCCTGGTGGACCCTCCAGCTCGCCGAACTGCCCACGCCGGACGCCCTCGACGAGGCGCTCCTGGCGGCCGCCGGGCCGGTCGGCGAGGAGTACGACGGGGTCGCCGCCGTCCCGTTCGACCCGGTACGGCGCCTGGCCACCGCGGTGGTGCGCGGCCGGCCCGGCACACACGTCCTCGTCGTCCGGGGCGCCGTCGAGGAGGTGCTGGAGCGCTGCGCGCTCGCACCCGCCGAACGCGACCGGCTGCGCGCGCTCGCCGCGCGCGAGGCGGACACCGGGCTGCGGCTGCTGGCCCTGGCCACCGCGCAGCGCCCCGCCCGCACCGGCGACTACACCCCCGCCGACGAACGCGGCCTGACCTTCCGCGGTCTGGTCGCCTTCCGCGACGCCCTCGCACCGACCGCGGCGCGGGCCCTGCGCGGGCTCGCCGACGCCGGCGTCACCGTCCACATCCTCACCGGCGACCACCCGGGCACGGCGGCACGCGTCTGCCATGATCTGGGACTGGGGACGGCCGCGACACGCGACATGCGGGATGTACGGGACGCGAGCGCGGCCGACGACGAGGACGGGCCGCACGCCCCGGACGGCGCCCGCACCGTCGTCCACGCCCGCTGCACGCCCGAGGACAAGGCGCGTGTCGTCGCCGCGCTGCGGGCGTCCGGCCGCACCGTCGGCTTCCTCGGCGACGGCGCCAACGACGTCCCCGCCCTGCGCGCCGCCGACGTCGGCATAGCGCCGCGGGCGGCCTGTGACGTCGCCCGGGAGAGCGCCGACGTCGTGCTCGCCGACAAGGACCTCACCGCGATCGCCCACGCCGTCGCCGCGGGCCGGCGCGCGAGCGGCAACATCGCCTCCTACCTGCGTGTCACGCTCTCCTCCAACCTCGGCAACGTCATCGCGATGCTCGCGGCCGGACTGCTCCTGCCGTTCCTGCCGATGCTCCCGGCGCAGGTGCTCGTGCAGAACCTGTGCTTCGACGCGGCCCAGTCGGCCTTCGCCCACGACCGCCCGGGCGCGGCCGTGCTGCGCCGCCCGACCGCGCTGCGGCCGCGCGCCTTCCTGCGGTTCATCACCGGCTTCGGCGCGCTGAACGCGGTCGCCGACCTCGCCACCTTCGCCGTCCTGGCGCTCGCCCTGCGGGGACCCGACGCGCTGAACGACGAGGCCGTCTTCCACTCGGCCTGGTTCACGGAGAACCTGCTGACCCAGGCGCTGGTGATGGTGCTGCTGCGCATCGGCCGGAGCGCCGCCGGCGAACGGCGTGCGCCGGGCCCGGTCGGCCGGGCCGCGGCCGTCCTCGCCGTCGTCGGACTGCTGCTGCCGGTCGGCCCGTTCGGTCCGCCCCTCGGCATGACGGCGCTGCCCGTGCCGTACTACCTGCTGCTCGCCGCCGTCCTCGGGCTGTACGCGCTCGCCCTCACGACCGCCGTGCGGCTGCACGAGCGACGGCGGCCGTGA
- a CDS encoding damage-control phosphatase ARMT1 family protein encodes MPEIPSAPVLLGNEPGSFPRSVLAERHPAIIRQVREAFPYGPGQHRALDALLTSCTEGVIEPLPADAHDLDRWRAWGLDEYAGRSWFDVPWLWSESYFYRRLLEAAGYFAPGPWQGIDPFRPSKRAELDAPRTEEELAALDELEREPAEERAQALLHGSLWGNRADLGFRLSAAGAEPLREAPGLVADDSERLWSLLSGKGTLCLVADNAGRELVPDLLLVAHLLAHGSVERAVLHVKPHPYYVSDATTADVVDAVRRLTAAAGAAAGYGSGLWSALTDGRLTVRAHPFSCAPLPYAAMPADLREEFAAATLTVFKGDLNYRRLVGDRLWPPTTPFEEVTAHFPGPAAALRTLKSDVITGLDGRTEAALDAAEGPRWRVSGTHALIQVRG; translated from the coding sequence ATGCCCGAGATCCCGTCCGCGCCCGTACTCCTCGGCAACGAGCCCGGTTCCTTCCCGCGCAGTGTGCTGGCCGAGCGGCACCCGGCGATCATCCGCCAGGTACGGGAGGCCTTTCCGTACGGTCCCGGGCAGCACCGAGCCCTCGACGCGCTGCTGACGAGCTGCACCGAGGGCGTGATCGAACCGCTTCCCGCCGACGCGCACGACCTGGACCGCTGGCGGGCCTGGGGACTTGACGAGTACGCGGGCCGGTCCTGGTTCGACGTGCCGTGGCTGTGGTCCGAGAGCTACTTCTACCGCAGGCTTCTCGAAGCAGCCGGCTACTTCGCGCCCGGCCCCTGGCAGGGCATCGACCCCTTCCGCCCGTCCAAACGCGCGGAACTCGACGCACCTCGGACGGAGGAGGAACTCGCCGCGCTCGACGAGCTGGAGAGGGAGCCGGCCGAGGAGCGCGCGCAGGCCCTGCTGCACGGGTCGCTCTGGGGCAACCGCGCCGACCTCGGCTTCCGTCTGTCGGCGGCGGGCGCCGAGCCCCTGCGGGAGGCCCCCGGCCTGGTCGCCGACGACAGCGAGCGACTCTGGTCGCTGCTGTCCGGGAAGGGCACGCTCTGCCTGGTCGCCGACAACGCGGGCCGCGAACTCGTGCCCGACCTCCTCCTCGTCGCCCACCTCCTCGCCCACGGATCCGTCGAGCGGGCGGTCCTGCACGTCAAGCCCCACCCGTACTACGTCTCCGACGCCACCACCGCCGACGTCGTCGACGCGGTGCGCCGGCTGACAGCGGCGGCGGGCGCGGCCGCCGGGTACGGCAGCGGGCTGTGGTCCGCCCTGACGGACGGCCGGCTGACGGTCCGGGCCCACCCCTTCTCCTGTGCGCCGCTGCCGTACGCCGCGATGCCGGCCGACCTGCGCGAGGAGTTCGCCGCGGCCACGCTGACCGTGTTCAAGGGCGACCTGAACTACCGGCGCCTCGTCGGCGACCGACTGTGGCCACCGACCACGCCGTTCGAAGAGGTCACCGCTCACTTCCCCGGCCCGGCCGCCGCACTGCGCACCCTGAAGTCCGACGTGATCACCGGCCTGGACGGGCGGACCGAGGCCGCGCTCGACGCGGCCGAGGGCCCGCGCTGGCGCGTCAGCGGCACACATGCTCTGATCCAGGTCAGGGGCTGA
- a CDS encoding ScbR family autoregulator-binding transcription factor yields the protein MPRQLRAEQTRATIITAAADLFDRHGYERTSLSDIVEHAQVTKGALYFHFAAKEDLAHAIMELQSRASRQVTSDVEGQGYPSLEALIRITFALTRLSVEGPITRAGLRLATGGVEVRPPLRHPFSEWLEIATRKLLGAIRESDVHPDIDVQAVAHSLVCFFVGTRVTGRPLEPVARLPRRTTEMWHLLIRGLVPVHRRPRYLSLVMRLEREVATAV from the coding sequence ATGCCGAGGCAGCTGCGCGCCGAACAGACCCGCGCGACGATCATCACGGCCGCCGCCGATCTGTTCGACCGGCACGGTTACGAACGGACCAGTCTCAGCGACATCGTGGAACACGCACAGGTCACCAAGGGAGCCCTGTACTTCCACTTCGCGGCCAAGGAGGATCTGGCGCACGCCATCATGGAGTTGCAGTCCCGGGCCTCCCGCCAGGTGACCAGCGACGTGGAGGGACAGGGCTACCCGTCGCTGGAGGCCCTGATACGCATCACGTTCGCGCTCACCCGGCTGTCCGTCGAGGGCCCGATCACCCGGGCCGGCCTGCGTCTCGCCACCGGCGGAGTCGAGGTGCGCCCACCGCTTCGGCACCCGTTCAGCGAGTGGCTGGAGATCGCCACCCGCAAACTCCTCGGCGCGATCAGGGAGTCGGACGTCCACCCCGACATCGATGTCCAGGCCGTCGCCCACTCCCTCGTCTGCTTCTTCGTCGGTACGCGGGTCACGGGCCGCCCCCTGGAGCCGGTGGCGCGGCTGCCGCGCCGGACGACGGAGATGTGGCACCTGCTGATCCGCGGTCTGGTCCCGGTGCACCGGCGTCCGCGCTATCTGAGCCTCGTGATGCGCCTCGAGCGGGAGGTCGCCACCGCCGTGTGA
- a CDS encoding metalloregulator ArsR/SmtB family transcription factor codes for MAAGSGFEDPHADVLAEAAAAFGLLASPARLHIVWALAQGESDVTGLAERVGGALPAVSQHLTKLKLAGLVRSRREGRRQVYFVDDPDVVDVVRLAVARLTARTAPPGARARRLHGL; via the coding sequence GTGGCAGCCGGCAGTGGCTTCGAGGACCCGCACGCCGACGTGCTCGCGGAGGCGGCCGCGGCCTTCGGACTGCTCGCCTCGCCCGCCCGGCTGCACATCGTGTGGGCGCTGGCCCAGGGCGAGAGCGACGTCACCGGGCTCGCCGAGCGGGTCGGCGGCGCGCTGCCCGCGGTCAGTCAGCACCTGACCAAGCTGAAGCTCGCCGGCCTCGTCCGCTCCCGCCGCGAGGGCCGCCGCCAGGTCTACTTCGTCGACGACCCCGACGTGGTCGACGTCGTGCGCCTGGCCGTCGCCCGGCTCACCGCCCGCACCGCCCCGCCCGGTGCCCGGGCGCGCCGCCTCCATGGCCTCTGA
- a CDS encoding DUF6230 family protein, producing MASSSDLTPSADNTPEESGAITAASGPSGTPEGAERRGQVRARRAAVMAVPATLVAAGLAVLTAQGALGVQLTISGMPFTVTADDLYGQGFEQFGALDNMADGSPNAGDTGGQELVVRSAIKKAWLTKLCQSVDLGGINLVITAGDDGKNKVTAQDLTTDSTDLTGNASFNNIEIGNDASTLDKANVKGPIGVFGQQSDTVHITHLKQTNYATTAAVFKLPNLHLRFDGQGCPRG from the coding sequence ATGGCCTCGTCCTCGGACCTCACACCGTCCGCCGACAACACCCCCGAAGAAAGCGGTGCCATCACCGCAGCGTCCGGACCCTCCGGAACCCCCGAGGGGGCGGAGAGACGCGGCCAGGTGCGAGCGCGCCGCGCCGCCGTCATGGCGGTGCCGGCCACCCTGGTCGCCGCCGGCCTCGCGGTCCTCACCGCGCAGGGCGCGCTCGGCGTGCAGCTCACGATCTCCGGCATGCCGTTCACGGTCACCGCGGACGACCTGTACGGCCAGGGCTTCGAGCAGTTCGGCGCCCTGGACAACATGGCCGACGGCAGCCCCAACGCCGGCGACACGGGCGGCCAGGAGCTCGTGGTGAGGTCGGCCATCAAGAAGGCATGGCTGACCAAACTGTGCCAGTCCGTCGATCTGGGCGGCATCAACCTCGTCATCACCGCGGGCGACGACGGCAAGAACAAGGTGACGGCGCAGGATCTGACGACCGACTCGACCGACCTGACGGGCAACGCCTCGTTCAACAACATCGAGATCGGCAACGACGCCAGCACGCTCGACAAGGCGAACGTGAAGGGCCCGATCGGCGTCTTCGGCCAGCAGTCGGACACTGTCCACATCACCCATCTGAAGCAGACCAACTACGCCACCACGGCGGCCGTCTTCAAGCTGCCGAACCTCCACCTCCGCTTCGACGGCCAGGGCTGCCCCCGTGGCTGA
- the tatA gene encoding Sec-independent protein translocase subunit TatA, with protein sequence MLRNGLEPWHLLVLAIIVIALFGSKKLPDTARALGKSMRILKSEAKAMKEESGPAPAPVEPTSVSTAAETASARTAAETAPQPPAAN encoded by the coding sequence ATGCTCCGCAACGGACTGGAACCCTGGCACCTGCTGGTGCTGGCGATCATCGTCATCGCGCTGTTCGGCTCCAAGAAGCTGCCGGACACCGCGCGGGCGCTGGGCAAGTCGATGCGCATCCTCAAGAGCGAGGCGAAGGCCATGAAGGAGGAGAGCGGCCCGGCGCCCGCCCCCGTCGAGCCGACCAGCGTCAGCACCGCCGCCGAGACGGCCAGTGCCCGCACCGCCGCCGAGACGGCGCCGCAGCCGCCGGCCGCCAACTGA
- a CDS encoding DUF6114 domain-containing protein — translation MAEGTPHAGQATPSAPGPGLRPAFRGWRARRPFWGGLLLTLGGAEILVTEKASLKVVVHIGMQGLAGYLLPVLMVILGLLILFNPAQRLFYSITAILISLGTWVTSNMGGFFVGLLLGATGACLTFGWLPDQEPRSERKRRRKEARAQARHGAEGLATAKP, via the coding sequence GTGGCTGAGGGCACACCTCACGCGGGGCAGGCGACCCCGAGCGCCCCAGGCCCGGGACTGCGGCCCGCCTTCCGTGGCTGGCGGGCCCGCCGCCCGTTCTGGGGCGGGCTGCTGCTCACCCTGGGCGGAGCGGAAATTCTGGTTACCGAGAAGGCGTCGCTGAAGGTCGTCGTGCACATCGGCATGCAGGGCCTGGCCGGTTATCTGCTGCCCGTGCTGATGGTGATCCTCGGGCTGCTGATCCTCTTCAACCCGGCCCAGCGCCTCTTCTACTCCATCACGGCCATCCTGATCTCCCTGGGCACCTGGGTGACCTCCAACATGGGCGGCTTCTTCGTCGGCCTGCTCCTCGGAGCGACCGGAGCCTGTCTCACGTTCGGCTGGCTCCCCGACCAGGAGCCCCGGAGTGAACGCAAGCGCCGCCGGAAAGAGGCACGCGCGCAGGCGCGGCACGGAGCCGAGGGCCTGGCGACCGCCAAGCCGTAA
- a CDS encoding Tat pathway signal sequence domain protein, with translation MRTRPLITLAAAVAALSLPAITPASAADSAVLTTGGAGGTAVAVGDVLSAPLAGGTTANLYSSATGTSGVSCKSSTFSATVTDNPAAPGTATESVTGQTFDASSCTSNVFGVTGVSSITVDNLPYATAVASDGTLTVTPASGSTIQTTVKLRTLLGSITCVYQAPSLTGKTDNSDNSINFTNQQFTKVSGSSLCFSSGFFTAKYAPVTDAGAPVTVN, from the coding sequence ATGCGTACGCGTCCCCTCATCACCCTCGCCGCCGCGGTCGCCGCGCTGTCGCTCCCGGCGATCACCCCCGCCTCCGCGGCCGACAGCGCGGTGCTCACCACGGGCGGCGCCGGCGGCACCGCCGTCGCGGTCGGTGACGTCCTGTCCGCCCCGCTGGCCGGCGGCACCACCGCCAACCTCTACTCCAGCGCGACCGGCACCAGCGGTGTCTCCTGCAAGTCGTCGACGTTCAGCGCCACCGTCACCGACAACCCGGCCGCGCCGGGCACCGCGACGGAGTCGGTGACGGGGCAGACCTTCGACGCCAGCAGCTGCACCAGCAACGTCTTCGGCGTGACCGGCGTCTCCAGCATCACGGTCGACAACCTGCCCTACGCCACCGCGGTCGCCTCCGACGGCACCCTCACCGTCACCCCCGCCAGCGGTTCGACCATCCAGACCACGGTCAAGCTGCGCACCCTGCTGGGCAGCATCACCTGCGTCTACCAGGCCCCCAGCCTGACCGGTAAGACCGACAACAGCGACAACAGCATCAACTTCACCAACCAGCAGTTCACGAAGGTGTCCGGCTCCTCGCTGTGCTTCAGCAGCGGCTTCTTCACCGCCAAGTACGCCCCGGTGACCGACGCGGGAGCCCCGGTCACCGTCAACTGA
- a CDS encoding substrate-binding domain-containing protein: protein MNTPPPPDRSPTPARGTALTAVVAVCLLLAGCSGSAGTDDAKTSGDAVGTRMKVTLVTHGAHGDAFWQLVQKGARAAAAKDGVELTYASDADPAGQAELVRDAVRDKADGIAVTLAKPDAMKGAIAQARAAGVPVVGLNSGIDAWRSDGVLEYFGQDESVAGRAVGDKLDELKARHALCVIHERGNVALEARCAGVKKAFGGRTDLLYVDGTDMDAAQAAVTARLRQDPSIDEVVTLGAQYALAAVASVRQSGGGAHVATFDLNQDLVKAVQSGDVQFAVDQQPYLQGYLAVDALWLYRTNGNVSGGGAAPVLTGPAFVTKANVSTVARFAANGTR from the coding sequence ATGAACACTCCTCCCCCGCCAGACCGCTCCCCGACACCCGCGCGCGGCACGGCGTTGACGGCCGTCGTCGCCGTCTGTCTGCTCCTCGCCGGGTGCTCCGGCTCCGCCGGCACCGACGACGCGAAGACATCCGGCGACGCGGTGGGCACCCGGATGAAGGTCACCCTGGTCACGCACGGCGCACACGGCGACGCCTTCTGGCAACTGGTGCAGAAGGGGGCCCGGGCGGCGGCGGCCAAGGACGGCGTCGAGCTGACGTACGCCAGTGACGCCGATCCGGCGGGGCAGGCGGAACTGGTACGGGACGCCGTCCGCGACAAGGCCGACGGCATCGCGGTGACACTGGCCAAGCCGGACGCGATGAAGGGCGCGATAGCCCAGGCACGAGCTGCGGGGGTACCGGTGGTCGGCCTCAACTCGGGCATCGACGCCTGGCGTTCGGACGGCGTGCTGGAGTACTTCGGGCAGGACGAGAGCGTCGCCGGCCGGGCCGTCGGCGACAAGCTGGACGAACTGAAGGCCCGGCACGCCCTGTGCGTCATCCACGAGCGGGGCAACGTCGCCCTGGAGGCGCGCTGCGCGGGCGTGAAGAAGGCCTTCGGCGGCCGGACCGACCTGCTCTACGTGGACGGCACCGACATGGACGCCGCGCAGGCGGCGGTCACGGCCCGGCTGCGGCAGGACCCGAGCATCGACGAGGTGGTGACGCTGGGCGCGCAGTACGCGCTGGCCGCGGTCGCGTCGGTGCGGCAGTCGGGCGGCGGGGCCCATGTCGCCACGTTCGACCTGAACCAGGACCTGGTGAAGGCCGTGCAGAGCGGGGACGTGCAGTTCGCGGTGGACCAGCAGCCCTACCTGCAGGGTTACTTGGCCGTGGACGCGCTCTGGCTGTACCGGACCAACGGCAACGTCAGCGGCGGCGGCGCGGCTCCGGTGCTCACCGGCCCCGCGTTCGTCACCAAGGCGAACGTCTCCACGGTGGCGCGGTTCGCCGCCAACGGCACACGGTGA